The window GGGTGCCGGAATTCAGGGGGCGTTCCTCCTCCTGTCGCTCATTCTGATCTTGCTCCTCCGGATTCCGCCTGGTTTTAAGCCAGTCTACCTCCCCCAGACAACTGCCCTCGGATTTCTCGTCTCCCTGGCCTTGAACCTCGGAGAAAAGCTCTTTCCTGGAGAAAAGACTAAAGAAAAAGCCGAAACGTTGGAATTCCTACCGGAGGGCCTCCTCTGGAGGGTCCTGCTCCTTCTTATCCTGGCCCCCCTCGCCGAGGAAAGTCTCAACAGGGCACTGGTCGAGGGCTACCTCTTAAGCCAAGGTCAGTTCTGGGGTGCGATCCTGTTCTCGGCTCTTCTCTTCGCCCTCCCGCACTGGATGGCCTTCGAGGAGGCTTCCATCGGGGAGAAAGCCTACATAACAGCTGGAGCTTTTCTCATGGGGCTAATCGTTGGCTACCTCTTCGCGGTCAGTGGTTCTCTCCTCACGGCCTTCGCCTTCCACTCGTCGGCGAACCTTGCGGGGATTTTAAGGGGTGAGTTAAGGTCTGAGCGTAACCGCTGACCCTTTTTAACCCTCAACTGGTTCCGACTTGGAACTATTGTTGAAGAGGAAAGAATTTTTAAGGAAGCCGAGGATACCCGTTGGGATCCCCATGAATCCCCTAACTGCCTTCATCCTGGCGTTCCTGCTCTACATAACGCACGGACTCTATCTCAGCGGCTTTATAAAACCCTTCCAGAGACTTTTTGGAGATATTGAAGGCTACTGGATAGCGATGTCAATATTTACAGTCGTTTTCGCCGTTCTCATGACCCTTTTATACCTTAGACTCTACTTCGTCCGCTGGAGCTTTCCAGTTGACTAATTCCTACTCTTCCTGTCTCTAAGCGTTCTAACCTTCCTCCCGGCCGTTTTTGAACTTAGAAAGCCGGCAAGCCCCGAGATTAATGACGAGGGAGTTAACCTTGTTAAAAGCATGGGCTTCAAAGATGTGGCACTCCTCCAGATAATAAGCACCGCCCTTCCGGAGGAGCTCGTCTTCCGCTACGTCTTCCTTGGCCTCCTCTCGCTCTGGAACCCATTTGCAGGTTTAATCGCTCTCTCGATTTTCTTCGGCATTGGCCACAGGTTCTCCCATCCCGGCAGGAACTGGAACGTGCTGATATCAAACGCTCTGATTGGTTTCGTCCTTGGACTTGCTTACCTATACACAAAAAGCCTCCTCGTCGTCATGGCAATCCACTGGCTCGACGACATGATTCCCTGGGCTTACAGGAGGTACGAGAATCTCAGAGGGATTACAATCGGAGCGACCGCCCTCTTAGCGGTTTTACCGTTGGTTCTTTTATGGGATAAGCTTGTTTCCGTAATCGAGCATCTGAGAGGAATTTACTCGAACGAAAGCCTTATCCTAGGTACCGGAATGGCCATCGCAATGCTCGGCGTTGTATACCTCGGTCTAAGGCTTGTGAAGGGTAGGTGAGCGATTCACCGCAAGGTTAATGAGTGAACTCCCCTGCATATAAGTGGTGGGGTGCGTGGAGTGGGACTTCGATTCCTGGGCAGAAACCTACGACGAGGACGTTGGAAAGGAGGATTGGATTCACGCCGATTACAAGGAGGTTCTACAGCTTGTGGCGGGGAGAGTCAGTGGGACAGTTGTGGACGTCGGCTGCGGAACTGGCAACATCCTGGGCTTTCTAAAATGCGAGCGCTACATAGGGGTTGAGCCCTCCAGCGGAATGCGGATGAAGTTCAAAGGAAAACACAGCTTTGAACCCCCTCGACGGGCACTTCCTCAAGGTCCCCCTGCCGGAC of the Thermococcus sp. genome contains:
- a CDS encoding CPBP family intramembrane glutamic endopeptidase; its protein translation is MIEYLYAFLLWLAVFLPSSALGSLLAKRGKGLAGAGIQGAFLLLSLILILLLRIPPGFKPVYLPQTTALGFLVSLALNLGEKLFPGEKTKEKAETLEFLPEGLLWRVLLLLILAPLAEESLNRALVEGYLLSQGQFWGAILFSALLFALPHWMAFEEASIGEKAYITAGAFLMGLIVGYLFAVSGSLLTAFAFHSSANLAGILRGELRSERNR
- a CDS encoding CPBP family intramembrane glutamic endopeptidase; this encodes MGFKDVALLQIISTALPEELVFRYVFLGLLSLWNPFAGLIALSIFFGIGHRFSHPGRNWNVLISNALIGFVLGLAYLYTKSLLVVMAIHWLDDMIPWAYRRYENLRGITIGATALLAVLPLVLLWDKLVSVIEHLRGIYSNESLILGTGMAIAMLGVVYLGLRLVKGR